Below is a genomic region from Cloeon dipterum chromosome 2, ieCloDipt1.1, whole genome shotgun sequence.
CTGGAAGCTGAAAGTGTTGTTGATGATGCACTAGCCGCATGACTGGGATGTGCAGGGGTCATCAACAACTTTCGGAAGTCGTCGTTAGTCAACTTCGCAGCCCTAAAATGTCGAGAGATGtttataaaactatttttaagaTGCATAAACGTATTAACTCATCTATTATtgtaagtttcaaaataagaccgaggaaatatatatttcttgcCAAAAATCTATAcctaaatttgtttaattcattACTCACTTTTCATGGTAATCATCTCTGTGATCGTGGTCTGAAATGAGAAAACAATCAAGCATCCAAGAAGAACATTATTGATGTTTGCTTATTACCGTCCATTGCAGAGACACTTGAATGATATCCGATCAATTTAAAAGCTCCTTAAACTTTtcaagtcaaataaaaaatattatgcaattgTTTATACGAAAACAGACAAAACGTTTTGTCTGATCCAGTCTGCTCTGCGCCTAGTTCCGGTTTACCACGAACAGTACCAGGACTACGAAAGTATAGTGTggtaaacaaacattttttcgatttgtttttcggtattttcttttaaagttCTGCCCACCGAAGACGGACCAGATGTATGCGATCACCGTGCCATCTGTCATCAGCAAAAGAAACTAATATCCAACGCAAGAGAACGGGCGTCCAATCCAACTCCAACCACCTCCGCCAGTTCGGCACTCCCTCTGCGCTGCTCTTgctctgatttattttgacaacGTTCTCGCTAGCCGCAGtggttatttcaatttcagtcAGCTGCTAGGCTCACCAGTACCAGCATCTGGGGAGCACACCACCTGTCAACCGCGTCGCGTACAGGACTTTTGCTGTCACTCGCTTTCACTTCATTTTGTCCGCCGTGAGTCcaagtttcattttcattgcaaaaggCAGACAACACTGCTTTTACCAGTTCGCCTTCTGAGAAGCTATGGACGCTATGGCTGGGTCGAGAGTGAGTTGCCTGGGGGTGGTGGGTCGCGATTTGCTTCCCGGGTTTATGAGTGAGAATGCGACtgaaatttagagaaaatcgATACGTGCACCGACCGGGAGCAAACCATTAactttgctttttgttttatgtgaaattttgattaatttttttgacgactgttttatgaaattgttctcgtaaaattacaaatttgaaaatcgcAATTTCTTCTGAATTCATTTTATCTTACACGCAGCAATAAGCTTTATTattatgtgtttttaaaatttccaaataaaagcATTGATTAGATATATAtgcttaataaattattctatagggttaaattgattttaatactaaaattttacaagcacaattatggaatttatttgtgttttgatTAACTAAAggaacttcatttttttaaattaccatttaAGAACGGAACACAAAATGTCCTCAAAATCTggacattttaaaactaatgcTGCTGATGTCATTGCCACAGAACCATTGGGTGTAAATAAATAGGAATTTACAAGGAACAGAATAGCATGGTGTATATGAAGATAGTGGTTTCTACTttcatcaattaataaaataacaaaaattcaacaaacgTTTTAGGGTAGAACTTTCTACTGCTTGATTTtcaatgagtaaaaaataaaacaagtaaATATTAATAGCATTCAATGTTAAATAACccgttttttaataattaaaaaaataaaattccttgaaaTCTAATTTCAGATCTTCGGTATGTCCGATGAGGACTGCGTGCTCGACCGTTTAATTACGTTATCCGAAAAACCAAGCGAAAATGTTCCATCTCTAAGGGCCACAGTGGCTCGGCTCCACAGCCGGGTAGCTTCTCATGGTAAAAATACTGAAGAGctgtaattcaaattttgtattgatCACAAATATTGTTCACCAGATATCCATGTCCGTGCCAAATTGGTCGAAAAGTTCTGCAGACCCAGCTCTGGCTACTTGGCGCTTTTACTGTCACTTCTAGAGGTAAGATCACGCCATCTTTCTAAAgcgtatatttttcaaattggaatAAGAGTTTAACATTATTCATTTGAGGCAATATATTTTGCTCAGAAAGCGTAGTTTTACAACTTTCATGACAAACTTGAGTAGTGTATAAGCGATGTTTGTCACCGACTGTGTGAAAATTCTACCTTCTGCATGAAACGGTGAAACACATTTCGTGTCACCCTCGCTGTTGTCAGCGAACTGAAAATGAAACACTAAACGCTGTGTTTAAATTAGACGCACCTTCCCTTTATTTGTAGTCacgctaaaattttaatgcggtGTTGCTTGCACGCTATTAAAGTACACGTTGTATAAAGAGTGTTCGCTCTTGGCTTCCTATTTAATATAGCcccaataaaatattgttaatgaGTCGCAAATTTTCTTGCTTCAAATATGCTAAAAAATTCGAGTCGTTATCAGAATCACCTCACTCTTCCTTTCGTTGAGGCACGCTTACTCGCTTAGAAAGGCTCTGTATCTATCAACAGACGCTCCTTGAGTGCTCCAAAATAGCCTTCAAGCCCTTTACTAGCGAAGTGCGtccttttcattcaaattttatagatGGTCCGTATTTTTATAagttgtaataaatttaactgctATAAGTAAGTATCAATATGTCAAATTGTCTTAGGAAACCAATGTTTTGGCTTCACATAGAAGTATCGTGAAAGACTATTTGGAAGTAATcctgttttattgaaaaattaagtttttggcAGTCTAAAAATAATCAGGTTGCTCGCAATAAACCTCGTGTTTTTTATTACCTAGCTATAAAAGTCTAGTCTTCATAATCACTTCTGAGAGTTCGAAAATAGATCATagcaaaactaaaattcaacATGCGTTGTGGCCCCTTTATAAAGAACATGTTGTACACGACGCTGTTATGAATGCATTAAATAAGAAGTTTTCCCTTTTGATGCTTGAGGAGGAGGTATGTTGGTAGAAAATGTAAAGAGCGAGCCGCCCAGCAGCAAGAACGCTTAGATTTGACCACCGTCCAAAGGGGCGAATCACAAAGGGTTGTTGCTTCGGTACAGTTAATGCGAATTTGGCAAAGGAGCAGGTATGCAAAAAAGTGTGGGATGAATAGGGAGAATGTGGGTAGAAGGGAAAAGTAAGTTGCGCAATAGTGACAACGTGAGTGTGTTCTTTAATAGCATTAACAGCAAGCCCTATACCAAGCGGCAAACTTATTTCGAAATAGTCGGCGTGTTTTTCCACACCTTTGATAATCCGGTCGAGGGTTTAGTCTGCACGCAAATTTCTTCTCAGGATACAAATAGGTAACTTTCCTGgctagcaaatttaaaaatcgcagTGGTATTTAAAGATGTGTTCCAAATAAGTCTCATTATTTGCCGTGCCGTACTGGACAcattagcttttaaaatttattgtcttCCTAAATATAATGCAATAGTGGACCTCAGTTGAAAAGGTATGCCTTGCCTGATCAGCCtggaaaacttaatttaatctgAACATGTTTTTTGTCAAGTGGATAATTCAAGATGTTGCTAGCATCTAAgttggtaaaattttagtgAAAGCAATGgtctattaaaaatatatacccGTTTCTCCAGTAATAACCGTTAGATAAAAATGAGTCATTGCGTCCTTAATGTGCAGTTTTGCTGTTTGGATAAAAATCGATAGAAATATTCTTATTTCGTTGTACATACGTAATTCAGCGCGGACGTACAGCAGAGATCATGCCGTTCATATTGAGCAAATGGACATATGTTTAGTAagagattttttgttcttcGAATCGAGGTCGATTTTGCATTAAATCAATGCAGCCACCTGCCTCGTAGTGTAACTCGCAACGTTTCACATGACTGTAAATCTCATCGACTCACGCGATGGGCCGAAACGGACACTGCATGAGCGGAACACGCGCGCCCTGATTGATTGACAAGTGCTGTGCACACTGCCGAAACGCTTTCCCGGAAAAGCCAGGAAATCGTTTTCTCGTAAACACCCTTTGTCTGtgcaacaacaaataaatggcGCACGCCATCCGCTTGGAAGGCTGAAAATCCGCTTGCATTCAAATAATCCTGTGCAACCACCAACACACGTCAGATGTCAAGAGTACACGTGAAAATCGCTTTCTGCAAGGTATTTTGCAGGCAAGCCATACATGCACAGACATGCCTAACATCGAAAGCAACGCACCAGTATTtgtgtcaaaatttaatccttttttttaataatgaatgtAAATGGGGTTCCTTGATAAAAACTACcctttgaaatattatcattttatttaagttttattaatcCAACAGATGATggttttaaaactattattatCTGTGGAAACTGAACGTAGtatcttaatttaaacttaCTTTTTACGTTCCATGAATGGATGAAAGTGATGGAAAAGTGTGGTACAATAAATTATCGTTTAGGAAAAATATGTTAAGgtgttaaataaaagaaaaagactaaatattttttaattcaaatgaaaaaactcCTAATTATGACGAGAAGATCGCTGAAAGTCTTGAGAGACGATAAACAGCAGTTAATCTGAATTAATCCTTATgtgtataatttaatgaaattgttgTCAGTTTGCCAAAACTAGTTGAGGATCTTCCCTTCAAAAATCCTTCCAAAGTTgactcaaaatttcaataatacaGAGTTGCAAACCGGTCAAAAGATGTGGCATATCGCACGAGCATTCAATTTGGGGTCAAGCTCATCAATGTGATCGTTGCTCACACGTGAACCAAAACTTGCAGTCGCTTCTTCAGCAAACACTTGGCACGCGTTGCACAGTTTGCAAAGGtgcatcaaaattatttcaagcgtGTTACAGGACCATCGATCAATCACGAGGGGGAAAACAGCGCGGCTGCGAAGCCGTGACTTTGGTAGTTGAAGAATGCGTCGACCTGTCTTTGTCTTCGCGAAATAAAGCGTGGTGGGTGAGATGCAAAAGCTCGCCAACCCGAATGCTGCGAGATTTTCACGATTTGGTCCGATGCCCGTTTTTCAACGTGCGCCTCCGCACGCAGCAGTAACAGCAACAGCACGCTGGCCCCACTAATTACGTTCGCACTCTTTCAAATGAGCGTGTTACAACCTGGGACCGCTCCCCTTGCAAAATCTTTACtgctttgtttgtttctcAAATTCACACCCACTCCGATTAATCTCGTCTAGCAGAATTGGCCTAATTTATTGGCGGCCGAGTTTTTGCGGGTCAACAAAGAagctaaaataaacaacagaCGCGTAGTTGGATGGTccgctttaattaattgcaattatttgcaataaattattatatagaGAGAAAGAGTTATGATTAACGATCGCTACTAAAAAATGGTCCCGGTTTCATCTGCTTCGTCGAATTTATATGCTTcgtcataaataaaatacatatatttttaatttgcttgttACTAAATATTTGATGAAGACAAGcctatttcattaaaaactgtaattttaacaatttgataaatgagtaaaatatttttagtatggGGTTATCTGGAGGCCAATTAGGCGCCACAAGCAGAGGTTATTATTTCTCATTAAAGTCAACTCGGTAATGTCAGTGCCGCATTAACTTTGCCTCAAACATTTCACGCGCTTGTTGCTTTCCATCATATTTTGTCGCAATATTTTCTTCGTCGCTCTGCGCTTTCTTGAATGAAAGATTTAATACGGCCTaaggtaatttaattaatcaagcgGGTGGCGCCCAATTAAATCGGTACCAAGGGCAAGTGCAGCTGCGCGCGCCAAACAACTTAATTTTGTTCGCCCTGTGTGCTCTCTAGCACAGTTGATGAAAAATGCGACGAGATCGAAAGTGGAATGCCACTTTGAAGTCCAATTAGCGCCGGTCTCAATGCATAgctcacaaacaaacaaagggGGAAGAATTGGttgatcatcgttttttaagCGGTCCATCACTCCTCTATTTTACCAAGGACTGCAACTTTAATGATTCTATAACGgctaaaaaatcacaaaatagaAAACCTGAATCGACataaatttcgtaaatttctgCCAAATCTTTTGTAATCTTATCTATAGCCACTAGTTTAgatctgtaaaatattttagccagcatcttaaattaatttcacacaAAAGATTTATCAGTTATCAGGCTAGCTGCAATAATTCCTAATTGCGAAATTTGGCCTGGATACGTgcatttgtattatttttgctaacaaagtatatcaatttaatgtgtgtgtattttttaacttcaaacaGCGAGTTTTCCTTACATGAGAACTAAATTCAGTACTCAGTACTTGCAAACATAACAACACTTTAGtttaaaagctaaatttaGTTGCTTGAACCAACGAaagaaagatttaaaaaacatgTTAGTAAACATGCATGGTGTGCGACTAGCgcaaatttcattgatttaatGGTAAGACATAAATAATCACAATCGCGTGCGAGGCGGACTTTTTTGCGTCGACACAGCTGCTCTGGCACTACGTAGGGTGCTGGTGCAAATTAATCACCAATTAACTTCCGTCGCGTCAGAAGTCGCAGCCAGCCACTAACAAAAAGTGAACAAAGTTTGTACACAGGGGTGAATAATTTGAACGACGGTTTCGCTCGCGCCCACTTTTCTTTGTGGGTTACAAGAAACAGATTAATTGCAAGGTGATTTGTTcaaatgatcaaaatatttttctttctactAAGAATCGAATCGTGATGcgatgatatttatttaaagccaCACTATTATCAGCCAAAAATTATGCATTGGAAATGGAacttactaaaaaaaatgtgcaacacagtttcttaaaatatcattttacaAAACAAGACATTGTAGGTGACATTAGCATCatttaataagattttttaggaaatatatatatttcataccCTTGGTTAACATTCAATTTCACGCTTCCAGCCCATTAAATTATTCCCtagtatatttttatgtcGTTAAATGCattgtataaatttcaaatttgatactGATTTGTATTtggtataaaaaattgaaactatttaattttttgaagccTAGAACGTTCTTGGTGCAGATGTAAGTCAGTTCAACTCTAGTCCAAccaataaagattttttcctATATCGCTTGGATGTTTTAGTTTTGATGAATTGATAGCAAGACTTTGTAGAGCGGCAGTGTTTTAGCCTTCGCGAATTTGATATAATGATTTCTTGGAAGTAATCCTAGTGAAGCTTTGATTATTGTacctgtttatttaatttgctgatCAAAAATTTGGCAACATATACACAGACACAACAAACCCTTTCATTTCAAATAGTGCCAACCATAATTTTTGACTTCAAAGGCTTTCAAGCGTTAAAAagcactaaattttatttataattttcgaaGAATAACACGTTGGCGCCGGCTATGATTCCAACAACCGTCCAATCCCGCGAATATACACAAAGAAACTGTTGACTATATCTATTCTCGCTGCACGGTTTTGCGTTGAAGCCGCTGTGCGAAACGGCCAAATTGTTTCTTATCCATTAGCGAAACTACGAAAAATAGCAGGCTCTGCTTGAAAAACAAGCTTGCTGGTACGTGTTGACGAACACACACTGCGTGAGCATTAGCagtaattattacattttaaaattcatcgtTGCTGTAATTAAGGCCGGATGGGTAAATAAGACCGAAATATCGCGCGGCCGAGTGGGCGGCTGATGGCTTGATGAGCGCCGCGAAAAAGTGGACTGGAATAATATTGGTGGCTGCTGCCAAACGACCCTGTTATAACGCGGGCCGCTCGTTTTTGCTAGTCCCTCTTGTCTGTCAGAATTAGCTCGATAGAATCATCAGCGAAGAAAAATAGCAAGTGCTCTCTCGCGGCAGTGTGTTTTCATCGGGCAGAACGGAGAATAATTACTAGGGCACCGACCTTCAGTTGCGCCGACAAAGTCAAACACTCCATTAAGCGTACGTTCGAGAGGGTGCCACGAGAAATTACGCGGAAATCGAGAAAGGGTGCTGGAAGAGAACTAATTGATTGCAAATGAAATTAGCGTCACGCGTGCTTCGCGTGAGTGCGGATTGATTGCTTGATTTTACGATGTTACTACACTCAAAGCTTGATCGCAAACACGCGCTATTTTCTTGACCCCATTAGACTAGCGCAtcgattgattgattgattagGTCGCATGTGCATATTTTGCAAGCACCAGCCCTGCACTCAATTATCGATTGATCGAAGTTATTTTCTGCCCATTGTACCCTACCggtataataaaaatacccaCCTATCATAATGTTATGCTTcttatttatatcaaaaatgacaaaaatagattatttgcctttttttgtttacgaaaaataaataaatatacccCCTTAAAAACTGAGCTCTCTTGTAAATGCGATTGGTGCAAATAGcaccgaccaaaccttacaTCAGGAGACCGTCAAACTGAATTTGtccaattataaatttaacacaACAGACATAAAGgcagcaaaatgtttttgttaacCGAAAATCCCTGAGAATGAAAGTCTTTGtccattttcttttctttgaaaCTACCAGGAAACTTCAGCTGAAAAAGCATTTAACTTGGGTCTAATTTTATCTGCAGAAGCTATTAAGCGCGGGAGACTTTCCACTCAAATATCCCTatctttcaaaacatttatgtTATAAGCAGAACGTGCCGCTAAACGCTATAGCGTCTCGCTGAAATTACTAGCAAAATTTCGCTGTTATGCATGGAAATTAGAATTGCTTTTGCTATTAATCCAAGAATGAAGCAGCAATTAGAGAACTAGCGTAGGTTAGAGGAGACGCACAGCAAGATAATCAATGTGTCTCATTGTGCGTTTGGCTAGAAGCCAATTCGTGCATGCAGAGGCTAAGTCGTGGACAGGTGGTGTTTATTAAACGTCGCTCagcctgaaaatttattgcaaaatgttgaattaatGAGCAGACAAATGTATATAAAGCTAGAGGAAGCCATCGTATTTCGCGATTATGACCACTTTCAAGAGCGTGTTTATCTAAATCATCAAAGCGAGTAAACTCTGCAATAATTCAtcacagaaaatattgctCTTGACTGACTCGCAACTCCCAATTATCAGAGAGAgggtgtatttattttgagcaatgTGTCCTCTTATATCGACCTTGCGATCATTTGCTTCAGTCAAGTGATCTAAAACTGGGAAAGATTGATGTAGGATGTCAGCTGGAGCGCCacttaatttgaaacaaacgCTAGAATAGAGAGTTTTCAGATTTAAGTGGtcggttttattttgatatacaCAAACTGTGTTCAAAGGGTTGCTATTTTGAGCTTCTCGGACTGAGCCCAGCAAAGTTTGTTTGCCTCTCTTTCTAATTAATCTCAAAGCCGgccaaaatttagattttaatcagttcactgatgatttttttcagaacgTTAAGGACCACCCATCACTATGCAGTTTGGTGGGAATTCTGCACGAGTGCTGCGCACCAAAAGCAGCAGGTGAGCCTTTTCCATCATTTTTTGAgatagcaaaaattttcacaagATTGGGGCTTTCAGCCCTTGGAAGtaaaagggaaaaaaattataacaatttaatccatttttctGTAACAGTTTCTAAAGTCATTTGTGCTTTGAACTTTCAGTTCTCTAAGATTTTGTCCATTGTCTAGAGAATTCAGCCATCTATCCTCAAACTAGGTATATAATAGAAAAACTAATAACCTTCATCAAACCCACAGGTTCAGAGAAAGGAGGAAAGAAAAGCAGTACCAACAGCAGGGTGGTTGCCACGGAGCAGCTAGTGCAGCTGGGAGGCACCCACGCAATTTTGAAGCTGGTCATGCATGTCGTTAAGGATACAAACTCTGGCCAGCAACAGCCCTCACCCCCTGTTTGGCCCCATCAATTCACCCATGACCTGCTATGGTTGCTAGCTCATCTTGCTCAGAGGGGTGcgtttgttttgcatttgattACTATCTCCACATTGCCATATCACATGCAAATAGCTTACGATATCTGTTTTTTGTATCCATTGGAAAAGTTCCATAGAACTAATTTTGTATGTATGCATAACAATACAAgcaaaagaatattttctgCAGAACGTTGTCTCaggcaatttgaattttgctaaAGCTGTCCTTTAAAGTATGGTTATTTCGGCTAAAATTTcggttatttaaaaatttgcacttgTTTGCTAtattgagataaaaatgaaaactttttaagCTCAAAATCTACTAAggataaaagagaaaaatttagttaAGAGAATGCAAACTgtgtatttttacaaaaagctTCCTGTTTGGttatattgaatgaaaataaattttaactgtttttcaGATGGGAAATTTGCTCTCAAGTGCAGAACAATGGGAGCCTTAAAAGTACTGCATCTGCTGCTCAAAAATCATGTTTCCAGCTCTAAACTTTTGTATCCtttgctgatgatgatgaaaataTTGGCTAGAAACGGTTAGATATTGGAAAAACTGTTGCtctcatgaaataaaaacattcctCCCCAGGTAACACATCAAAGCTTTTGGTAAAAGACGGAGCTGCTCAAACGATGGAGATCACTTTAACTTCACTTGGCCTAACCCCACATCCAAGACTGAGACTGTGCATTGATGTGATGAATTCTCTTGCCAAAAACCGTAATATTGTTTTGTGGCATTAGTTGTAATAATCAGATGAATCTTCTTCGTCACAGCTGTGTTTTGTGGAAAACTGTCTCGAACTCAAGTAATACACATCCTCCTGCGCTTAATTGAGCGATGCGACCACCAGGAAGGTAAATTGCAGTTGAGAATCTGCTCTGCAGCTTTGTCAACGCTCTACAGAATGTGTGCTTACAgtaagtttgaaaatatttaattattagtgCGGTAGTGCTCATTGATTATCACTTTAATCATTTATCAATATAGCTTacatttgcaagaaaaatttttaatttttcaaatatatttttaaatatgataaattgGAGTACCCAAACAACATAAAAAGGCAATGCAGCTACTTTAACTTATTTTACAAAGCAAAccaatttgataattatttgtttgcaaatttttttagaggCTGGACGTGTAGTCTTCAGAAGCCACAATGGACTGCAAATTCTCCATTCATTTTGCACCTCTTGCCCTGATGAGAAAAATAGAGATGCTCTTGTCGGCAGAGCCAGTGATGTGATATCAATATGTTTAGAGAACCGAGCTCCTCTGCTCGCTGAAAACACATTGAGTCCAGCAAAGTTTGCTCTACCTGTCCCTTTAACGAACATCTATGCTCAAGGTTaatacattaaaattcaacaaaacgCAATCTAAAGTTCAAATTTCCCAATTGCAGAGGACAGGAGTGGGTCGTCATCCAGAGACACAACACCTAATTCAGATGACGAGAAGATTGGCGACGAGGAATGTTTAATTCCTGATGAGGTCGAGAGCACTTGCATGGAGGAATCGGCCACTCTCCCGCAGATCATGCTTCGGGATATTGATGATCTGAAAGCATACTCTCACTTTTTTGAGGAGCTATCTGGATCACAGCGTTCATCCAGAGACTCGAGTCTATCTGACAGCGAAGATGAGGAAGATACTTCATCAGCCAGCAAATCAACCAAAAGCTCGTCTCAGTCAGAATACAGAGCGCTGAATCCAATTGAGACCTTGAAGAATCTGaagattttctccaaaattcgGTCGGGCATTGATCCATACAAGGTGTATTTTTCCATTGCGTCGAAGGTGATTCCTGTGATACCTTTTGTGAAAGTGGCATATCCAGATATGATAGGAGCCGAAGCTGTCAATGCACCAGAGCCACTCTACACTAAAGACAGAAAAGTCTGCAGGtacgaattttttgttgaaaaatgaaaatggtaaacaaaattcaaattgaaatgcacAGAGGATGCTATTAACGtttaatgttttcatttttcttttctgtagccacctttttatttcaatcataaTATGTTTATCAAAccttttcaatattaatttgagagatttaaaaaaaaaatattattttaggaCCAAACTCATGCAATGCGTTGATAGAGGACTCCACCCTGAACAAGGAATGAGCAGAGTAGTTTATGACATGGATTCCATCGTAAATAATGTCAGGAGGAACTCATTCTCATCTGAAAGGTATTAATTGcctcatatttttaatagcttaacacattaataaattaaaagaatgctCGGCAATTGGGATGAGAGTCGCCTTGGCAAAGAAAATCCTGATGTGGTCCACCTGGTTTTCGAATCTCGGTTTGAAAGTGGTAACCTGAGGAGAGCAACTCaggtatatatatttttatgtgctTTTTCGTCAATCtttggtatttaaaattaaataggttGGACCATTAGAGtatgatttgattttgatgcCAGACGTCAACTCCAACAAACACCATCAATGGTTCTATTTTGAAGTGAGCAACATGAAAGCCGACCTTCCTTACACATTCAACATCATTAACTGTGAAAAGCAGAATAGTCAGTTCAACTATGGTATAATTCTAACTATAAATGTTATGAGCTTGAGTGtgatttccttaattttcatGCAGGCATGAAGCCTCTTCTATTCTCTGTGTTCAACGCTGTCAATGAGCAGATCGGCTGGGTGCGAACTGGGACTGATATTTGCTACTACCGCAACACTTACCTGAATCAGACTGGCGGAGGCAAAGTACGACCGTACCTGACAACCAGCTTCACTATCACATTCCCTCATGCAAGAGATGTTTGCTACCTGGCCTACCACTACCCGTATCCCTACTCAAGAATGATGGTATGCTTTGCTAGTCCTTTGTTCggaaattaaagttaattatgaaaattccaGATGCAAGTCTGGAACTGGGCTCACACAATCCAGCCCAGCATCTTGTTCAAAGTGCAGCAGCTCTGTTACTCCCTGAATGATAACGAGGTACCTGTGCTCACCGTCACCAACCACGACTCTGCGTCATCTCCAATGCAAGACCGAGAAATTGTGATTCTCTCCTGCAGAGTGCACCCTGGGGAGAGCAACTCGTCATGGGTGTTGGAGGGACTTCTGCAGTACCTGCTGAGCAGTCACGAAAATGCTGAAAGACTGAGGGACCACTTTATCTTCAAGGTGATTCCAATGCTGAATCCGGAAGGAGTCATCAATGGGTGGTGagtagattttattttgcttttggtcccaaacaataattatgtCACATTTTTAGTTCATTAACTTTGTAGGTTAAGGAAGAAAATAAGTGCAGGTCAAGCGTTTAAATTGAGAGctttattcttaaattaagtGATGGTACTGAAAGCCACAAGATGCGTTTTATTCCTTCGTTTGAATATGAGATTCGTATTATAGCACAAGATATCAGAAAATTAGTCTAGCTTCTATTCCAACTTATGGGCCTGGTTCTCTCAAAAGGAAAGAGATCTTCAAGTCTTTTGGGCTGCATgggctgctgttgctgttcAGGATCGCTCTCCGAGTCCTCTGGCGACGATACTTCGAGATTCTCTTCGttgacgctgctgctgctgtcgtATTCAGTCTCagctgctgcggcggctgtTTCCTCTGTGGTCACTTCCTCTTCGACTGCTTGTTCTTCTTCAGCGGCCAACTCAGTCAGAGCCTCGAGCTTGGGATCGTCGTCTTCAGGCGCCACGCTGTTGTGCATGTAGGGATAGGGGGTGG
It encodes:
- the LOC135936026 gene encoding cytosolic carboxypeptidase 1-like yields the protein MDAMAGSRIFGMSDEDCVLDRLITLSEKPSENVPSLRATVARLHSRVASHDIHVRAKLVEKFCRPSSGYLALLLSLLENVKDHPSLCSLVGILHECCAPKAAGSEKGGKKSSTNSRVVATEQLVQLGGTHAILKLVMHVVKDTNSGQQQPSPPVWPHQFTHDLLWLLAHLAQRDGKFALKCRTMGALKVLHLLLKNHVSSSKLLYPLLMMMKILARNGNTSKLLVKDGAAQTMEITLTSLGLTPHPRLRLCIDVMNSLAKNPVFCGKLSRTQVIHILLRLIERCDHQEGKLQLRICSAALSTLYRMCAYKAGRVVFRSHNGLQILHSFCTSCPDEKNRDALVGRASDVISICLENRAPLLAENTLSPAKFALPVPLTNIYAQEDRSGSSSRDTTPNSDDEKIGDEECLIPDEVESTCMEESATLPQIMLRDIDDLKAYSHFFEELSGSQRSSRDSSLSDSEDEEDTSSASKSTKSSSQSEYRALNPIETLKNLKIFSKIRSGIDPYKVYFSIASKVIPVIPFVKVAYPDMIGAEAVNAPEPLYTKDRKVCRTKLMQCVDRGLHPEQGMSRVVYDMDSIVNNVRRNSFSSERMLGNWDESRLGKENPDVVHLVFESRFESGNLRRATQVGPLEYDLILMPDVNSNKHHQWFYFEVSNMKADLPYTFNIINCEKQNSQFNYGMKPLLFSVFNAVNEQIGWVRTGTDICYYRNTYLNQTGGGKVRPYLTTSFTITFPHARDVCYLAYHYPYPYSRMMMQVWNWAHTIQPSILFKVQQLCYSLNDNEVPVLTVTNHDSASSPMQDREIVILSCRVHPGESNSSWVLEGLLQYLLSSHENAERLRDHFIFKVIPMLNPEGVINGCHRCGLSDEDLNRRWSRPDQTLHPVIYNAKGLIEYCCRVLHRIPYFYCDLHGHSRRKNVFFYGCSQAGSWNAADRTVPEDPTEFLLLPHILQQTAPAFSLNHCNFRVERGRESTARVALWRQLGITRSYTLESSYCGCDQGPYQGYHLGTYQLHEMGRNLCEALRTLYEDGWKLKLVLACSSPQTFANEQPNRVVGGIAGLGGVRTYEEEAVLTNPSDDSDYEEEYHAMNECH